The following proteins are co-located in the Tistrella bauzanensis genome:
- a CDS encoding AEC family transporter has translation MIGELLTIIAPILICAAIGFSWIRVFKQPYDTGFITNLVTNVGVPSLIFSSLTNGTIAPDAFGAFALAAALTMVGMGLLAWPILRMAGLPWRTYLTPMIYGNAGNMGLPLCLFAFGKEGLGFAIGFFAVSAVSQFTIGAWVLSGQSAGRFLLRQPAPWSVVVALIFVLGELHAPLFLANTTHLIGGFTIPLMLITLGVSLARMKATRPLGTLGLAVLRSGGGFLIALFLGRVVFGFEGVALGVLLVEASMPVAVFNYLFAQRYNRSPEDIASLVVTSTLLAFLFLPGLLWVAIHLSGGG, from the coding sequence ATGATCGGCGAACTGCTGACGATCATCGCCCCTATCCTGATCTGCGCCGCCATCGGCTTCAGCTGGATCCGGGTGTTCAAACAGCCATACGACACCGGCTTCATCACCAATCTGGTGACCAATGTCGGCGTGCCGTCGCTGATCTTCTCAAGCCTCACCAACGGCACCATCGCGCCCGACGCCTTCGGGGCCTTCGCGCTGGCGGCGGCCTTGACCATGGTCGGCATGGGGCTGCTGGCCTGGCCGATCCTGCGCATGGCCGGCCTGCCCTGGCGGACCTATCTGACGCCGATGATCTATGGCAATGCCGGTAATATGGGGCTGCCGCTGTGCCTGTTCGCCTTCGGCAAGGAAGGCCTGGGCTTCGCCATCGGCTTCTTCGCGGTCTCGGCCGTGTCCCAGTTCACCATCGGCGCCTGGGTGCTGTCGGGCCAGAGCGCCGGGCGCTTCCTGCTGCGCCAGCCGGCGCCCTGGTCGGTGGTGGTGGCGCTGATCTTCGTGCTGGGCGAGTTGCACGCGCCGCTGTTCCTGGCCAACACCACCCATCTGATCGGCGGCTTCACCATTCCCCTGATGCTGATCACGCTGGGTGTCAGCCTGGCGCGGATGAAGGCGACCCGGCCGCTGGGCACGCTGGGCCTGGCAGTGCTGCGCAGCGGCGGCGGCTTCCTGATCGCCCTGTTTCTGGGCCGGGTGGTGTTCGGCTTCGAGGGCGTGGCGCTGGGCGTGCTGCTGGTCGAGGCATCGATGCCGGTGGCGGTGTTCAATTATCTGTTCGCCCAGCGCTATAACCGGTCACCTGAGGATATTGCCTCGCTTGTGGTGACCTCCACCCTTCTGGCCTTCCTGTTTCTGCCCGGCTTGCTGTGGGTCGCGATACATCTCTCAGGTGGTGGCTGA
- a CDS encoding DUF2889 domain-containing protein, giving the protein MPLSAPASRQHIHTRQIDLRGYERDDGLWDIEAHLTDVKTYPIDNRWRGQLDPGTPIHDMWVRLTIDIGFEIKAIEAVMDSTPYSICGDIAANFQKLVGLKIVPGWTKAIRARVGGVHGCTHLVELMRPLGTVAFQTLYPALERKRRQADAQLADAQRADANTQDAASATPRQPTPKPPAHLNTCYALNANGEVVRQHYPEWYTGG; this is encoded by the coding sequence ATGCCGCTGTCAGCGCCAGCATCCCGCCAGCACATCCATACCCGCCAGATCGACCTTCGCGGTTATGAACGCGACGATGGCCTGTGGGATATCGAAGCCCATCTGACCGACGTAAAGACCTATCCGATCGACAATCGCTGGCGCGGCCAGCTCGATCCCGGCACACCCATCCATGACATGTGGGTGCGGCTGACCATCGACATCGGGTTCGAGATCAAGGCGATCGAGGCTGTGATGGACAGCACGCCCTATTCGATCTGCGGCGATATCGCCGCGAATTTCCAGAAACTGGTCGGGCTGAAGATCGTGCCGGGCTGGACCAAGGCGATCCGCGCCCGCGTGGGCGGGGTGCATGGCTGCACCCATCTGGTCGAGCTGATGCGCCCGCTCGGCACCGTGGCCTTCCAGACCCTGTATCCGGCACTGGAACGCAAGCGTCGCCAGGCCGATGCCCAGCTCGCCGATGCCCAACGCGCCGATGCCAACACGCAGGATGCGGCGTCGGCCACACCACGGCAGCCGACGCCGAAACCACCTGCACATCTGAACACCTGCTACGCGCTCAATGCCAATGGCGAGGTTGTCAGGCAGCATTATCCTGAGTGGTATACGGGCGGCTGA